The Chaetodon trifascialis isolate fChaTrf1 chromosome 16, fChaTrf1.hap1, whole genome shotgun sequence genome includes a region encoding these proteins:
- the LOC139344966 gene encoding olfactory receptor 2F1-like yields MENYTYNSFTLLIEGIAVTKDSMYPVFFLLFISYIFLMVVNVGIIVLIFIDKSLHLPMYLIFCNLSVSDIMGSTNILPRLLVDVLRPPSERLISYYGCVIQAFNTQFFGTTTHTVLMIMTFDRYVAICNPLRYSAIMTNKMVIKLTVSAWGVAFVLVGILLSLTIRQNRCRTVFDNPFCDNASLFKLSCESVFINNVYGLTFTVVLLTASIGSMVLTYTKITIICLTSKSKSLNSKALKTCCFHLVVYLIMLLCGIILIILHRFPQHKEYRKLSAILFAVVPGSLNTIIYGVQSKEIRKIIWKYFRP; encoded by the coding sequence ATGGAAAACTACACCTACAACAGCTTCACCCTCCTCATCGAAGGGATTGCGGTCACAAAGGATTCCATGTAccctgtctttttcctcttattCATTTCCTACATTTTTCTGATGGTTGTAAATGTAGGCATTATAGTTCTAATCTTTATTGATAAGAGCCTCCACCTGCCCATGTATCTCATTTTTTGCAACCTGTCAGTCAGTGACATAATGGGAAGTACTAATATTTTGCCCCGTTTGCTTGTAGATGTGCTGCGGCCTCCCTCTGAGCGCCTCATCAGTTATTATGGATGTGTGATCCAAGCTTTCAATACACAGTTCTTTGGTACGACTACCCACACTGTGCTCATGATTATGACATTTGACAGATATGTGGCCATCTGCAATCCTCTGCGCTATTCTGCCATAATGACCAACAAGATGGTGATCAAGCTGACAGTGTCTGCCTGGGGAGTGGCCTTTGTTTTGGTTGGGATTCTGCTCAGTTTGACCATACGGCAGAACCGATGCAGGACTGTGTTCGACAACCCCTTCTGTGATAATGCCTCCTTGTTTAAACTCTcctgtgagagtgtgttcatCAATAATGTCTATGGCCTCACTTTCACTGTAGTTCTGTTGACAGCGTCTATAGGCAGCATGGTTCTCACCTACACTAAGATCACAATAATCTGCCTGACCAGTAAAAGTAAGTCTTTGAACAGTAAGGCCTTGAAGACCTGCTGCTTTCATCTGGTTGTCTATCTGATCATGCTGTTGTGTGGAATTATTCTCATTATTCTGCATCGCTTCCCTCAGCACAAAGAATACCGAAAACTCTCTGCCATTCTGTTTGCTGTAGTGCCTGGTAGCCTCAACACCATCATTTATGGGGTGCAGTCTAAAGAAATACGAAAAATTATCTGGAAATATTTCAGACCTTGA